The following are from one region of the Actinomyces sp. oral taxon 897 genome:
- the pdxS gene encoding pyridoxal 5'-phosphate synthase lyase subunit PdxS — MTSTPPATGTLTVKRGMADMLKGGVIMDVVTPEQARVAQDAGAVAVMALERVPADIRAQGGVARMSDPDLITGIIEAVSIPVMAKARIGHFVEAQVLQSLGVDYIDESEVLTPADYSHHIDKHAFTVPFVCGATNLGEALRRITEGAAMIRSKGEAGTGDVSNAVTHMRTIRDEIRRLTSLPADELYVAAKELGAPYELVAEVARTGSLPVVLFTAGGIATPADAAMMMQMGAEGVFVGSGIFKSGDPARRAAAIVRATAQFDDPDVVAEVSRGLGEAMVGINVEEIPQPHRLAERGW, encoded by the coding sequence ATGACCAGCACGCCCCCTGCCACCGGAACCCTGACCGTCAAGCGCGGCATGGCCGACATGCTCAAGGGCGGCGTCATTATGGACGTCGTCACCCCCGAGCAGGCGCGTGTCGCCCAGGACGCCGGGGCCGTGGCCGTCATGGCCCTGGAGCGCGTCCCCGCCGACATCCGCGCCCAGGGGGGCGTGGCCCGTATGAGCGACCCCGACCTCATTACCGGCATTATCGAGGCCGTCTCCATCCCGGTCATGGCCAAGGCCCGTATCGGCCACTTCGTGGAGGCCCAGGTCCTCCAGTCCCTGGGCGTGGACTACATTGACGAGTCCGAGGTGCTCACCCCGGCCGACTACTCCCACCACATTGACAAGCACGCCTTCACCGTGCCCTTCGTGTGCGGGGCCACGAACCTGGGCGAGGCGCTGCGACGCATTACCGAGGGCGCGGCCATGATCCGCTCCAAGGGCGAGGCCGGCACCGGCGACGTCTCCAACGCGGTGACCCACATGCGCACCATCCGCGACGAGATCCGCCGCCTGACCTCCCTGCCCGCCGACGAGCTGTACGTGGCCGCCAAGGAGCTCGGCGCCCCCTACGAGCTGGTGGCCGAGGTGGCCCGCACCGGGAGCCTGCCCGTGGTCCTGTTCACCGCCGGCGGCATCGCCACCCCGGCCGACGCCGCCATGATGATGCAGATGGGCGCCGAGGGCGTGTTCGTGGGCTCGGGCATCTTCAAGTCCGGCGACCCCGCCAGGCGCGCCGCGGCCATTGTGCGCGCCACCGCCCAGTTCGACGACCCCGACGTCGTCGCCGAGGTCTCCCGCGGCCTGGGGGAGGCCATGGTGGGCATTAACGTCGAGGAGATCCCCCAGCCCCACCGCCTGGCCGAGCGCGGCTGGTGA
- a CDS encoding YebC/PmpR family DNA-binding transcriptional regulator, protein MSGHSKWATTKHKKAAIDAKRGKLFARLIKNIEVAARTGGGDPTGNPTLYDAIQKAKKNSVPADNITRAVRRGSGEEAGGADWQTIMYEGYGPGGVAFLVECLTDNRNRAASDVRVAFSRNGGNLADPGSVAYNFTRKGVVEVARTDGVDEDSVLMAVLDAGAEEIEEGAESFEIYCDPGNLVAVRTALTDAGMDYESAEVQFVAGTKVEVDADGARRVLRLVDALEDSDDVQNVFTSVDISAEVAAQLEPDE, encoded by the coding sequence ATGTCGGGTCACTCCAAGTGGGCCACCACCAAGCACAAGAAGGCCGCCATTGACGCCAAGCGCGGCAAGCTCTTCGCGCGCCTGATCAAGAACATCGAGGTCGCCGCGCGCACCGGCGGCGGTGACCCCACCGGCAACCCCACCCTGTACGACGCCATCCAGAAGGCCAAGAAGAACTCCGTACCCGCCGACAACATCACCCGCGCCGTCAGGCGCGGCAGCGGCGAGGAGGCCGGGGGAGCGGACTGGCAGACCATTATGTACGAGGGCTACGGGCCCGGGGGCGTGGCCTTCCTGGTGGAGTGCCTGACCGACAACCGCAACCGCGCGGCCTCCGACGTGCGCGTGGCCTTCTCCCGTAACGGCGGCAACCTGGCCGACCCCGGGTCCGTGGCCTACAACTTCACCCGCAAGGGCGTGGTCGAGGTGGCCAGGACCGACGGCGTGGACGAGGACTCCGTCCTCATGGCCGTCCTGGACGCCGGTGCCGAGGAGATCGAGGAGGGCGCCGAGTCCTTCGAGATCTACTGCGATCCGGGCAACCTGGTGGCGGTACGCACCGCCCTGACCGACGCGGGCATGGACTACGAGTCCGCTGAGGTCCAGTTCGTGGCCGGCACCAAGGTCGAGGTCGACGCCGACGGCGCCCGCAGGGTCCTGCGCCTGGTGGACGCCCTGGAGGACTCCGACGACGTCCAGAACGTCTTCACCTCCGTGGACATCTCCGCCGAGGTCGCCGCCCAGCTCGAGCCCGACGAGTGA
- a CDS encoding crossover junction endodeoxyribonuclease RuvC: MGVDPGLTRCGLGCVDIDPRRRVRLVEVGVVRTPPSQSPELRLLTIARALDDWIARLGPTSVSVERVFAQDNLRSVISVAQVMGVAMVAGARAGLEVAQHTPSEAKAAVTGSGSADKSQVGAMVARILGLKAPPSPADAADALAQAICHGWRGGGTGVDGATEMVSAGGSVRVRARTPAQRQWAAAQAAARRTGAVDPRRSRP; the protein is encoded by the coding sequence ATGGGGGTGGATCCGGGGCTGACACGCTGCGGGCTGGGGTGTGTGGACATTGACCCGCGCCGACGGGTGCGCCTGGTCGAGGTCGGGGTGGTGCGCACCCCGCCCTCCCAGAGCCCTGAGCTGCGCCTGCTGACCATCGCCCGCGCCCTGGATGACTGGATCGCCCGCCTGGGCCCCACCTCGGTGTCCGTCGAGCGGGTCTTCGCCCAGGACAACCTGCGCTCGGTCATCTCCGTGGCCCAGGTCATGGGCGTGGCCATGGTCGCCGGGGCCAGGGCGGGCCTGGAGGTGGCACAGCACACACCCAGTGAGGCCAAGGCGGCGGTGACCGGCTCGGGCAGCGCGGACAAGTCCCAGGTGGGGGCCATGGTGGCGCGCATCCTCGGCCTGAAGGCGCCCCCCTCCCCGGCCGACGCCGCCGACGCCCTGGCCCAGGCCATCTGCCACGGCTGGCGCGGAGGCGGGACGGGCGTGGACGGGGCCACCGAGATGGTCTCCGCCGGGGGCTCCGTGCGGGTCCGCGCCCGTACCCCCGCCCAGCGCCAGTGGGCCGCGGCCCAGGCCGCCGCCCGTCGGACCGGCGCCGTGGACCCCCGTCG
- a CDS encoding glycosyltransferase family 4 protein, whose amino-acid sequence MRVGIVCPYSLDAHGGVQVHVMDLAGELRRRGHDVRVLAPATRTEDLPPWVTSAGDTVAIPYNGSVARLNFGTAVARRARKWLEECDLDLLHIHEPITPSVGMLALQAADGPVVATFHAAMDRSLARELLSPMTAPLMERISAMIAVSEEARRTLIQYHGGDAVVIPNGIYVEPFATASHHDPRFAGTPQAPTVAFLGRLDEPRKGLTVLADAVPAVLEALPGTRFLVAGRGDAGEQRAALARFGEQVTFLGGVSDEDKAALLASATCYVAPQTGGESFGIVLVEAMAAGTHVIASDLTAFSDVLGAGRYGALFRNGDSQDLARVIVDTLTDVDAADARRRAADAEVRRYDWSTVTDAVLDVYDMALSTAHTRVRLAPGQRTVMSRLRDALED is encoded by the coding sequence ATGAGGGTCGGTATCGTCTGCCCGTACTCTCTGGACGCCCACGGAGGTGTCCAGGTACACGTCATGGACCTGGCCGGTGAGCTGCGTCGTCGAGGGCACGACGTACGTGTCCTGGCCCCCGCCACCCGGACCGAGGACCTGCCGCCGTGGGTCACCAGCGCCGGGGACACCGTGGCCATCCCCTACAACGGGTCGGTGGCGCGCCTCAACTTCGGTACCGCCGTGGCCCGCCGCGCCCGCAAGTGGCTGGAGGAATGTGATTTAGACCTCCTTCATATTCACGAGCCCATTACCCCCTCGGTAGGCATGCTCGCCCTCCAGGCCGCCGACGGGCCGGTGGTAGCCACCTTCCACGCCGCCATGGACCGCTCCCTGGCCCGCGAGCTCCTCTCACCCATGACCGCCCCCCTCATGGAGAGGATCTCCGCCATGATCGCGGTCTCGGAGGAGGCCCGACGCACCCTCATCCAGTACCACGGCGGTGACGCGGTGGTCATCCCCAACGGGATCTACGTCGAGCCCTTCGCCACGGCCTCCCACCACGACCCGCGCTTCGCCGGGACCCCCCAGGCCCCCACCGTGGCCTTCCTGGGGCGCCTGGACGAGCCCCGCAAGGGCCTGACGGTCCTGGCCGACGCCGTCCCCGCCGTCCTGGAGGCCCTCCCCGGGACACGCTTCCTGGTGGCCGGGCGCGGGGACGCCGGGGAGCAGCGTGCCGCCCTGGCGCGCTTCGGGGAGCAGGTGACCTTCCTGGGCGGGGTCAGTGACGAGGACAAGGCCGCCCTGCTCGCCTCCGCCACCTGCTACGTAGCCCCCCAGACCGGGGGGGAGTCCTTCGGGATCGTCCTGGTGGAGGCCATGGCGGCCGGTACCCACGTCATCGCCTCGGACCTGACGGCCTTCTCCGACGTGCTGGGCGCCGGACGCTACGGCGCCCTCTTCCGCAACGGGGACAGCCAGGACCTGGCCCGCGTCATCGTCGACACCCTGACCGACGTCGACGCGGCCGACGCCCGGCGCCGGGCCGCCGACGCCGAGGTGAGGCGCTACGACTGGTCCACCGTGACCGACGCCGTCCTGGACGTCTACGACATGGCGCTGTCCACCGCCCACACCCGGGTACGCCTGGCACCCGGGCAGCGTACCGTCATGAGCCGCCTGCGCGACGCCCTGGAGGACTGA
- a CDS encoding phosphatidylinositol mannoside acyltransferase, protein MSGRLTAALYRTAWRCTRYLPTWLGYGLAHAGADVAWTVHRLRPTRTGVGQLERNLARLLPADTTARALHRASRAAMRSYTRYFYEAFALPSMSLEQVMARVRADVPESLRQDARDGSVVLALPHMGNWDLVGTWACQELAQVLTVAERLEPADLFDQFVRFRQGQGMRIIGQAPGEKVFEHLVGTASRGHYAVALLADRDLSASGVLADLAGHRARVAAGPAAIAQRLGLPLYAVTIGYEPLTGERRRRAGSRWGLYVRACHVPAPEGLDGRAQVEAWTRRWVSALAPDLAAHATDWHMLQPVFDADLDQERLARSHARQGGAATADPAASRHLQEGSA, encoded by the coding sequence ATGAGCGGCCGCCTCACCGCGGCGCTCTACCGGACCGCCTGGCGCTGCACCCGCTACTTGCCCACCTGGCTGGGCTACGGCCTGGCCCACGCCGGGGCCGACGTGGCCTGGACGGTCCACCGACTGCGCCCCACCCGCACGGGCGTGGGCCAGCTGGAGAGGAACCTCGCCCGCCTCCTGCCCGCCGACACCACCGCTCGCGCCCTCCACCGCGCCTCCCGGGCCGCCATGCGCTCCTACACGCGCTACTTCTACGAGGCCTTCGCCCTGCCCTCCATGAGCCTGGAGCAGGTCATGGCCCGGGTACGCGCTGACGTCCCCGAGAGCCTGCGCCAGGACGCCCGGGACGGCTCGGTGGTCCTGGCCCTACCCCACATGGGCAACTGGGACCTGGTGGGGACCTGGGCCTGTCAGGAGCTGGCCCAGGTGCTCACCGTGGCCGAGAGGCTGGAGCCGGCGGACCTGTTCGACCAGTTCGTCCGCTTCCGCCAGGGCCAGGGCATGCGGATTATCGGCCAGGCCCCCGGGGAGAAGGTCTTTGAGCACCTGGTGGGTACCGCCAGCCGGGGCCACTACGCCGTCGCCCTGCTGGCCGACCGGGACCTGTCCGCCTCGGGCGTCCTGGCCGACCTGGCCGGGCACCGCGCCCGGGTGGCCGCCGGGCCAGCTGCCATCGCCCAGCGGCTGGGCCTGCCGCTGTACGCGGTCACCATCGGCTACGAGCCGCTGACCGGTGAGCGCCGCCGCCGGGCCGGGTCCCGCTGGGGGCTGTACGTACGTGCCTGTCACGTCCCGGCGCCTGAGGGCCTGGACGGCCGGGCGCAGGTGGAGGCCTGGACCCGGCGGTGGGTCAGCGCCCTGGCCCCGGACCTGGCCGCCCACGCCACCGACTGGCACATGCTCCAGCCGGTCTTCGACGCCGACCTGGACCAGGAGCGGCTGGCGCGTTCCCACGCGCGCCAGGGCGGGGCCGCCACCGCGGATCCTGCGGCGTCCCGTCACCTGCAGGAGGGGAGCGCATGA
- the pdxT gene encoding pyridoxal 5'-phosphate synthase glutaminase subunit PdxT, which yields MDALNPRALFPAPAPAGSRPTIGVLALQGDVREHALALQAAGARPVTVRRARDLGDAPGQRLDGIVLPGGESTTMSTLLTGFGMLEPLRALLRAGLPAYGSCAGMILLADRALGLEEGQATVGGIDMTVRRNAFGRQVDSYEEDLDAPALGASASRPLHAVFIRAPWVESVGADVEVLATTRAGRAGEGQGGAGGRIVAVRQGPLLATSFHPEVGGESRVHDVFVAMVTHRA from the coding sequence ATGGACGCGCTCAACCCGCGCGCCCTCTTCCCCGCACCCGCCCCGGCGGGCTCCCGGCCCACCATCGGCGTCCTGGCCCTCCAGGGGGACGTGCGCGAGCACGCCCTGGCCCTCCAGGCCGCGGGCGCCCGCCCCGTGACCGTGCGCCGCGCCCGCGACCTGGGGGACGCCCCGGGGCAGAGGCTTGACGGCATTGTCCTGCCCGGCGGGGAGTCCACCACCATGAGCACCCTGCTGACCGGCTTCGGCATGCTCGAGCCCCTGCGGGCCCTCCTGCGCGCCGGACTGCCCGCCTACGGCTCCTGCGCCGGCATGATCCTGCTGGCCGACCGCGCCCTGGGCCTGGAGGAGGGGCAGGCCACCGTCGGCGGCATTGACATGACCGTGAGGCGCAACGCCTTCGGACGCCAGGTGGACTCCTACGAGGAGGACCTGGACGCCCCCGCCCTGGGTGCCAGCGCCAGCCGTCCCCTGCACGCGGTCTTCATCCGCGCCCCCTGGGTGGAGTCCGTGGGCGCGGACGTCGAGGTCCTGGCCACCACCCGGGCCGGACGCGCTGGTGAGGGCCAGGGGGGTGCGGGCGGTAGGATTGTCGCGGTTCGTCAGGGTCCCCTGCTCGCCACCTCCTTCCACCCGGAGGTCGGGGGCGAGAGCCGGGTCCACGACGTCTTCGTCGCCATGGTGACGCACCGGGCCTGA
- a CDS encoding PrsW family intramembrane metalloprotease → MTTAPGAAPLTPRDPHLPPTGTSSRFTRRDNGWGYSAGTYNFSYTTGTSTAPDQYGGSVPGWASPQAQRARRRNEVVGVLLMVVSGLALLGFVVYMVRSVKDASQLVLPAALALVPLVIVLLTVLWIDRWEPEPPAMLVTAFMWGAGTSVVIAVLLNDWLSGTVAEALGDPEVGETAGAVIAAPLFEEGAKGLGVLVIFFIWRRTFNGPVDGIVYACVIAGAFAFSENIVYFFRAYQLDQTHPSAGGSQLLETFLARGIMTPFTHLTFTSCTGFAVGLASTMRSRFSWVWMTLVGYALAVCGHAFWNGVIASLSTPVLLAVEIPVFLMWIGGIVLLRQMERRAMASRLADYSRASWLTGAEITMLTTGTGRRQARRWARNRGPAAGKAMKRFQKAAVDLAQLRQRAMNGHAESDYADAEHRLLEELARSRRAFLDART, encoded by the coding sequence ATGACCACAGCACCTGGGGCAGCACCGCTGACCCCCCGGGACCCCCACCTGCCCCCAACGGGCACCTCCTCGCGCTTTACACGCCGTGACAACGGCTGGGGCTACTCCGCCGGTACCTACAACTTCTCCTACACCACCGGCACCAGCACCGCACCCGACCAGTACGGCGGGAGCGTGCCGGGCTGGGCCAGCCCGCAGGCCCAGCGCGCGCGCCGCCGCAACGAGGTCGTCGGGGTCCTGCTTATGGTCGTCAGCGGGCTGGCGCTGCTGGGCTTCGTGGTCTACATGGTGCGCTCGGTCAAGGACGCCAGCCAGCTGGTGCTGCCCGCCGCCCTGGCCCTGGTGCCCCTGGTGATCGTGCTCCTGACCGTCCTGTGGATCGACCGGTGGGAGCCTGAGCCCCCCGCCATGCTCGTCACGGCCTTTATGTGGGGCGCCGGGACGAGCGTGGTCATTGCCGTGCTGCTCAACGACTGGCTGTCGGGGACCGTGGCCGAGGCCCTGGGGGACCCGGAGGTGGGGGAGACCGCCGGCGCGGTCATTGCCGCACCCCTCTTCGAGGAGGGGGCCAAGGGCCTGGGCGTGCTGGTCATCTTCTTTATCTGGAGACGCACCTTCAACGGCCCGGTGGACGGCATCGTCTACGCCTGCGTCATCGCCGGCGCCTTCGCCTTCTCCGAGAACATCGTGTACTTCTTCCGCGCCTACCAGCTGGACCAGACCCACCCGTCCGCAGGCGGGAGCCAGCTCCTCGAGACCTTCCTGGCCCGTGGGATCATGACACCCTTCACCCACCTGACCTTCACCTCCTGCACGGGGTTCGCCGTCGGGCTGGCCTCGACCATGCGCTCACGCTTCTCCTGGGTGTGGATGACGCTGGTGGGCTACGCCCTGGCGGTGTGCGGGCACGCCTTCTGGAACGGTGTCATCGCCAGCCTGTCGACCCCGGTCCTGCTGGCGGTCGAGATCCCCGTCTTCCTCATGTGGATCGGCGGCATCGTGCTCCTGCGCCAGATGGAGCGCAGGGCCATGGCCTCGCGCCTGGCCGACTACTCCCGGGCCTCCTGGCTCACCGGTGCCGAGATCACCATGCTCACCACCGGGACGGGGCGCCGTCAGGCCCGACGGTGGGCCCGTAACCGGGGGCCGGCGGCGGGCAAGGCCATGAAGAGGTTCCAGAAGGCGGCCGTGGACCTGGCCCAGCTCCGCCAGCGCGCCATGAACGGGCACGCCGAGAGCGACTACGCCGACGCCGAGCACAGGCTCCTGGAGGAGCTCGCCCGGTCGCGACGTGCCTTCTTGGACGCACGCACCTGA
- the pgsA gene encoding phosphatidylinositol phosphate synthase — MLGQHGRGLTRALFTRPALAMARAGITPNTLTVTGTVLSVTAAVVTLPQGHFLVGPPLLGILLVADSFDGILARATGQSSVFGAFLDSTLDRLADGAVMGSLAVWAALRMEPGTLRTVTVVLATASVVLGAVVPYARARAESVGAAAAVGLAERTDRLVVSLVAAFIVGLGAPQWVLSGALGYVAVACLVTVVQRVLTVRGQIGPGAAVRQEPALGAGTSGGRA; from the coding sequence ATGCTCGGACAGCACGGCCGGGGCCTGACCAGGGCCCTCTTCACCCGCCCGGCCCTCGCCATGGCGCGGGCCGGCATCACCCCCAACACGCTCACCGTGACCGGCACCGTCCTGTCCGTCACCGCCGCCGTGGTCACCCTGCCGCAGGGGCACTTCCTCGTGGGGCCGCCGCTCCTGGGGATCCTGCTCGTCGCCGACTCCTTTGACGGGATCCTGGCCCGGGCCACCGGACAGAGCTCGGTCTTCGGCGCCTTCCTCGACTCCACCCTGGACCGGCTGGCCGACGGCGCCGTCATGGGCTCCCTGGCCGTCTGGGCCGCCCTGCGCATGGAGCCCGGCACCCTGCGCACCGTGACCGTGGTCCTGGCCACCGCCAGCGTGGTCCTGGGTGCCGTCGTCCCCTACGCCCGGGCCCGGGCTGAGTCCGTGGGCGCCGCCGCCGCCGTGGGCCTCGCCGAGCGCACCGACCGTCTCGTGGTGTCCCTGGTAGCGGCCTTTATCGTGGGCCTGGGCGCCCCCCAGTGGGTCCTGAGCGGTGCCCTGGGGTACGTGGCCGTGGCCTGTCTGGTTACCGTCGTCCAGCGGGTGCTCACCGTCCGTGGGCAGATCGGTCCCGGGGCCGCTGTCCGGCAGGAGCCCGCGCTGGGCGCCGGGACCTCCGGGGGCCGGGCATGA
- a CDS encoding HIT family protein translates to MAETTDGVVPDGSSAGVRVEAAWDHPGAPDAFQRLWTPHRMVYIGGQDKPKDSSHHQCPFCRAPGRTDQDSLIVHRGRSAYVLMNLYPYNTGHLLVCPYRHVSDWTQASAAERVEIGELTARAMEVLRAVSHPQGFNLGVNQGEVAGAGIAAHLHQHVVPRWRGDANFMPLIARTKPVPQLLGDQREVLAAAWDEAPGGDAPVGDAPVGGPAGDSPAGGAPAGGPAEGAPGDAPAGAPG, encoded by the coding sequence GTGGCTGAGACTACCGACGGCGTCGTACCGGACGGGTCCTCCGCCGGGGTGCGCGTGGAGGCGGCCTGGGACCACCCCGGCGCCCCCGACGCCTTCCAGCGCCTGTGGACCCCCCACCGCATGGTCTACATCGGCGGCCAGGACAAGCCCAAGGACTCCAGCCACCACCAGTGCCCCTTCTGCCGGGCACCCGGGCGGACGGACCAGGACTCCCTCATCGTCCACCGGGGCCGGAGCGCCTACGTGCTCATGAACCTCTACCCCTACAACACCGGCCACCTACTGGTGTGCCCCTACCGGCACGTCTCGGACTGGACCCAGGCGTCGGCCGCCGAGCGGGTCGAGATCGGCGAGCTCACGGCCCGGGCCATGGAGGTCCTGCGGGCGGTGAGCCACCCGCAGGGCTTCAATCTGGGCGTGAACCAGGGCGAGGTGGCCGGGGCGGGGATCGCCGCCCACCTCCACCAGCACGTGGTGCCCCGCTGGAGGGGGGACGCCAACTTCATGCCCCTCATTGCCCGCACCAAGCCCGTCCCCCAGCTCCTGGGGGACCAGCGCGAGGTCCTGGCGGCCGCCTGGGACGAGGCCCCGGGCGGGGACGCTCCAGTGGGGGACGCCCCAGTTGGGGGCCCCGCCGGGGACTCCCCGGCAGGGGGCGCCCCGGCTGGTGGCCCTGCCGAGGGCGCCCCGGGCGACGCCCCTGCCGGTGCCCCCGGCTGA
- a CDS encoding NUDIX hydrolase produces MSPGTGAGGLTGPGGGTPSCGAGGLTTPAAGTTGPAAGAGLTPDGRHPTLVPKDWDRHVDPGEWGLGPGGLPFRRAARVLVLTADGLALLMTGHDVADPAHSWVFTPGGGIQPGETDRQAAARELAEESGIVVDPADLEGPVARRDAVFRFATVTCRQDEVFFLLRLSGPLALEQAGWTQLERDAVDSISWWTPAELDAARRTGWEIYPSAVPGLVGSLRAGWDGRPLDLTEPPDAELLAQVAAGGTRSGGGRATS; encoded by the coding sequence GTGAGCCCCGGTACCGGGGCCGGCGGCCTGACCGGGCCGGGGGGCGGTACCCCGTCGTGCGGGGCCGGCGGCCTCACGACCCCCGCTGCGGGGACGACGGGTCCGGCAGCGGGGGCCGGGCTCACCCCCGACGGACGCCACCCCACCCTGGTCCCTAAGGACTGGGACCGGCACGTGGACCCCGGTGAGTGGGGGCTCGGCCCCGGCGGCCTGCCCTTCCGGCGGGCCGCCCGCGTCCTGGTGCTCACTGCCGACGGCCTGGCCCTCCTCATGACCGGCCACGACGTGGCCGACCCCGCCCACTCCTGGGTCTTCACCCCCGGGGGCGGCATCCAGCCGGGGGAGACGGACCGCCAGGCCGCCGCCCGCGAGCTGGCCGAGGAGTCCGGGATCGTCGTCGACCCCGCGGACCTGGAGGGGCCCGTGGCCCGGCGCGACGCCGTCTTCCGCTTCGCCACCGTGACCTGCCGCCAGGACGAGGTCTTCTTCCTCCTGCGCCTGAGTGGCCCCCTGGCCCTGGAGCAGGCGGGGTGGACCCAGCTGGAGCGCGACGCCGTGGACTCCATATCCTGGTGGACGCCCGCCGAGCTCGACGCCGCCCGCAGGACCGGCTGGGAGATCTACCCCAGCGCCGTCCCCGGGCTCGTCGGCTCCCTGCGTGCCGGCTGGGACGGCAGGCCCCTGGACCTCACCGAGCCACCGGACGCCGAGCTCCTGGCCCAGGTGGCCGCGGGCGGGACGCGGTCGGGTGGGGGCCGGGCGACGTCGTGA